From the Flavobacterium gyeonganense genome, the window GGTTTTGTAGATCTTAAAGATTTAAAAACAGTAATTTCAAATTCAGCAACTTTTCAGGCCTGGGTAAAACCAAATGGAGCTTATGCAAGCGATTCAGAAGCTGAGATTCGACTGTTTAGTATTTCCAGCTCGACAAGCAGTGATAAAATTGATGTTGCAGTAAAACTGAATGCAGTTAGTAAATCAATAGACGTTACTATTGGCGGAAATAAATATACAATAATGAATTATTTTCCTTCTGGTAATTTAAACTCGAGAGGGAATGATCTGCTTGTACCTGTCTCAGATTTTAATAAATCTTTTGTGCATTTTTCTGTTGTACTAAATGATAATCAGACGCCTTTATTATATATTAACGGAAGGCAGATTACACAAGCTTATGTAACGGAAGCAGACAGTAAACTGAAAGGGGTTGATCCCTCTTATACAGCTCCTTATTTTAAAGCAACAATCCCTGTCGGGACCATGAAACTTTCGGGTGTTACCTGGGATAATGCTAAAGTGGGTGGAGGAAGATCAAGCTACGTTGATGAAATAAGAATTTGGAAGGCAGCATTAGAATCCTCGGTAATCAGAACTGATTATTCCAGATTTATAAGCGGAAACGATTCCAGAATGATAACTTACCTGAGAGCTAATGAAAAAGCAGGAAGATATGCTTATGATTTGTCCCGCAGCGGATTTAATTTTAACCAAAATCACGGTAAACTCTGGGATGCTAATACAGCAGAAAGCAGTAAGGTTTTATGGGCAGCAGATGCAGATAATTATCCAACAACATCTCAATTAGGTATTTTAGGGGTTACAGACAGTAAAGGAAATTATCAAATCAGTGCCATTCAATATTCGGGTACGGGAGAATCTTACAACATTACCCCAATGTATGGTCAGCATAAATTCGAACCAAATCAACAGTTGGTTTATTTAGGATTAGGTTCTGAAGTAGTAAATAAAATTGATTTTGTTGATCAGTCATCATTTAGCTTTAAAGGTGTAGTTGCTTATGATACTCGTGGAGTTTTTCCTTCTTATGTGAAAGTAGACGGAAAAAAAACTGAAAATAAAAATGATGCATGGATTGATGGAGGAGCCAATATTCTTGATGAAGGATATAACTATTATGAAATAAATGGTGAAAAGTTTCCTAAAGCAAAATATTGGAAAAATGATGGAGGAACACCAACAGATAAGTCAGACGATTACTTAGAGCGTTATGCTTCAATCTATACAGCTGGAGCAAATGTATATATTGACGGGAATATTGTACTGGATGCTAATAACATTCCAGTAGTTACAGATGATAACGGTTATTTTGACATCAGCGTTCCTATTGGAAAACACTATATCACCATCAAAAAAGACGGCCATCAGTTTGTGTATAACGGACGTTTCCCTGCTGCGACAACTGAATTTAAAGAGTTTTTCGAAGACTCGAACGAGCCGGTTTATTTTGTAGACAACACCAAAGTTACCATAGTAGGTAAAGTAGTTGGAGGTGCTGTAGAGGCTGAAAAAGCTATTGGTTTTGGTGGCACAGGTCTGGTAACAAAAACGATTATCGATTCAGGAATAACAAAAAATCTTGAAGTCAGTGCAAAAAATAATATTGGTAAAGCTGATTTTACATTAGGCTATGCACCAGTTGGGGCCACGGTTACCAATTATACGAAGTTTAATTTTACAACTAATACAGCTTCAGGAGAATACAGGGTTGTGGTATTGCCTTTAAAATATAATTTGGAAGCAAATGATTTGGTTATTAAAAGCAATTCGGGTATTTCATTATTAAAAGCAGGGACTACAGAAACATTTGATTTTTCGGGAATTCCAGTTGTCAAAACACCTGAGTTTAAGTATAAAGAGAGCAATGTAGATAAAAGCTTAACAGGAACACCTTACCATTACGAGAAAAGTTTTACGTACAGGTCAACCCCTGTATTGCAGGTAACGGAACAAACTTCTGATAAGACCATCAAAGTTGGAGAAAACTATTTATCTACAGAAAACTTTGCAACACCAATTTACTCCCAATTTAGTCTGTATAAAATTGTAATGAATCGTTTTGAACGTTATACCAATAATGATTCAGGTACAGCTATCGAAGTAAAAGTTCCTGTAACTGATGGAGAATTGATAAAAACAAACAATCTTGCTTTACCAGATTCAGAGACCATTACAGCAGATGGAAGTACTTTAACGTACTCATTTAAAGGAGGAATTCCTTCAATTACGCCTCCATTTGAAATAAAAAGTACTTTAAAATACCGTTTAAACGAAGTAGATTATCAAGTTGAAAATTTTAAAGATACCGGAATTGTTTTGGGAGGAAAATCAGATGGAAGCCAGACTTTTGTTACAGCAGCACCAGACGTTCCTGCTATTATTTTAAGAGATCCGCCCGGTTCGAATAGTTTTGCTACACTTGAAGCAGGCGAAAGTGTTTCATTTACATCCGAAGCTTCTTTTGCTCATCAGGAAGGAGTTTCAGAAGAGCTTACCATTGCAGGCGGAATGTACTTTGAACTTCAGGGAGGTTTAGTGCCTACACCAAAAGTATCAATTGAGCAGCAAAATTCAGCAGTTACTGGTGTTGGTATTTCCAAAACTTCTCAGGATGGTAAAAGTGTAACAAGCACCTATACCTTTAGTAAAGCAATTTCAACCAGTGATTCCCCGGATTATGTAGGTTCTGACGGGGATTTATACATTGGAAACTCAAAAAATATATTTTACGGTTCGTACGATGAAATTAAAACGTCTAAAACAATACCACAAAAATTTGTAAATGGCGCCGCTATACCTTTGACTCCGGCAGAATATGTAAACTTAGGTACTACAAGCGACCCAATTTACATCAGTAAGCAAAAGGCATTAACTTTTGTTGATAAACCTACTGAAACATTTTTTGTTTACTCGCAAAAGCATATTTTAAGCACTTTGATTCCGGAGTATGAGTTGTTTATAACAAATAATTTGAACGGACCGGATCCTAACTCTGCTGCGAACGTACAAAAAAGAGCAGAATATGAAGAGAAAATCAGATTGTGGCGAAAAGTGATTCAGGACAACGAAAAAGTTAAATTTGCCGCTAAAAGTGATCGTGCTGCCTATAAAACAGGTTTGACAGGCATTATAGCAAACTTTGCTAAAGGAGTTAAAGAAGCCTATGATGACATCAGCTTTCCGGCATCTAAAGAAAAATTATCGAATCAGCTTAATCAGTCTAATGAAATTAAAAATATGCTTGAGTCTGAATTTGAGAAAAATATTTCTTTTGATTCAGGTTTGGGTACATATTCCCGTAGTGTAGAAACAAGTGTAGTATCTGCTTCAACTACTTCTTATAATGTCGTTCTTGATCAGTCAGTAGCAGCGATACTTGGTACTTCAGTAAATAAAGTTGGTCTGGAATTTAATACAAAAGCATTTTTTCAACAAGATTTTAATTCATCATTATCTACAGAAAAAACAACGACTACCAATATAAATTATACTTTTAAAGACAATGATAAAGCGAACTTTTTAAGTGTAGATGTAGTAAACTCTTTTGATGGTAACGGTCCAGTATTTATTACACAAGGAGGAAGAACCTCATGTCCGTATGAAGGTGAAGAATTAACTCATTTTTATAATAAAACGGACTACAGCGAGACGGCCACTGTAATTAATGAGCTGGTTGGTGATAAACGTGAAAAGTTAAACTTTGCTACACAAAAAGTAGAAGTACCTGTACTTATGGTAACCAACAACGATGTTAGTAACGTTGTAGAAACCAGAAAAGCTGAATTTGAATTAAAACTTCAAAATAACAGTGCATCCGGTTCTGATGCTGATTTCTTATTAGTTGTAGACAATACCACTAATCCAAATAATGCTGTAATTAATATTGAGCCAAACGGTACAATTGTAAATGTTCCTTATGGAAAAGAAGTTATTTATAAACTGACTTTAGGTAAATCTATTTCAGATATTTATGATTATAAGGACATAAAAATCAGACTGCAGTCATTATGTGACGGTGCAGATGTAAGTTCAGAAGTGCTTGTTTCGGCAAGTTTCGTTCCATCATGCTCAAGCGTAGCGGTAAGCGCGCCGCTGAACAACTGGGTGCACAATAGAGAAAAAGCATTTAATACAGATGGATCAACTAAGCCGTTAGCTATAAATTTAACAGGTTATAATACCAAATTTAAAAGTTTCAGGAAAATTGACCTGGAATATAAATTAGAGACAAGTCCAAACTGGATTCGTCTTCACACGTATTATGGAACTCCTGAATTTTATAATGAAGCGGTAAATAATAAAGAAACTGAGATTTCATCGATTGGCGCGGCTACGACCTTAAGTTATAATTTTGATATTGCAGGCTTAAAATTAGCAAATGGTAAATATCAAATTAGAGCTAGAAGTACCTGTACAAATGACACCGAATTTATTGCTGAGATTATCTCAGGAACAGTAGACCTGAGTGCGCCTCAATTATTTGGTACACCTTTGCCTACAAACGGTATCTTAAGTGCCGGTGATGATTTGAAAGTAAGTTTTAATGAAAATATTTTCTATAATTCCGCAGTAAGTACCATTGAAATAAAAGGGCAGACAAATCAATTAAAAATTGATCATAATGTAAGTTTACGTTTCGAGGGAAGTAACAATACGGCAGTAATCAATAGTCCTAAAATTAGTTCGGGGAATTTAAGTCTTGAATTTTGGTTGAATAATGAAACCAAAACTTCAAATGCTTCTATCGTTTCTCAGGATGGTGGTTTAAATATCGGCTTAAGCAACGGAAATATTTCCTTCACATTAGGGGATATTACTGTTCAAGGTGGATTGAAAAACGACAATCTATTCCATCATTATGCTTTTACATACAACAGCAGCAATGGTGATTATAGAATTTTTGAAGATGATACTGAAATTGGTTCGAAAAGTGGTAAAGCTAACATGCAATTTGCCAACAATAATACTTTGTTAGTAGGAGGGAATACCTTTACAGGTAACGTACATGATCTTCGTTTATGGAATAAAGCATTAAGCAGAGAAGATTCTTATTCAAAAATGTATTCTAAATTAATAGGTAACGAAGCTAATCTGGTTGGGTTTTGGCCAATGAATGAAGGCAGGGATGCTTTAGCTAAAGATTTAGCAAGATTTAAGCATGCAACTGTAAACACTTCATGGGATATCAAGCCAAAAGGGAATTCGTATGACTTTGCTAACGGACAATATTTAGCAATGGACAATGTGAACTTTGTTCAGATCACTAAAGAAATGGACGCCACTATGGAGTTTTGGATTAAAACAGGAACTTCTCAGGAAGCTACTGTTTTCTCAAACGGAAAAGGCGATGGTTCAGATATTGTTCAAAGCAATGGTTTATCTAACAAATGGTCTGTTGACATGAATAATTCTGGTAATCTTTTACTGAAAAGTGAAGGTAAGACCTACGTTTTAACAACAGGAACCATAGCTGATAATGCATGGCATCATGTCACTTTATTGTTCAACAGAAAAGGATCGTTAAGAACGTATGTAGATACACAATTAGTGTCTTCAAACCAGATGACAGCCATTGGAGGTTTCTCAGGAAATAAAATCTGGCTTGGAGCGAGGGGAGCAAAAGATCTTTCAGGAAAAGAAACTGTTGATCGTGTTTTTACGGGTAAGATAGACGAATTCCGTTTGTGGAATACACTTCGTAATGTCGAGCAAATAAACAGAGACAGTTATAATGAAGTTGATGTAGAGAGCATTGGCTTATTATTATACTCCCGAATGAATGTTCCTGATCCGGTTACAGCAAACGGACCAAGATATTATCATGCAGACGCCAATCAAACGGTTGTCGTAAATAACGCAGTTTTAAGTGGCGGAGCTGTAAATTATTCTAATGATACTCCGGCAATAAAACCAGAAAGACAGTTGGTTAAATTTGTAACCACAAATGTTATTAAAGATGGTGAAATGATTATTGCACCAGTTATTACGGATTGGGCATCATTAGAAGGACAGATCTTAGACATTACGGTTCACAGAATGTTTGACAGTGCCAATAATATGCAGGAATCCCCGGTTACCTGGA encodes:
- a CDS encoding LamG-like jellyroll fold domain-containing protein, yielding MKKIIAVLGMFVLGAGLYAQNTNGAKIVPVSQAIQKNGFSIQVGLPFLGQNKTGPRRTNPADIRFPWNTLYLYNTFAEESFDVSKGFYGDKVLISWNLRANENLVKSIKIYRRVYTEAGNLPYNLVVGLSSSETTYEDKYVEGGVLYEYKVEAQGISGTPGLYSTYITGIGYRNPTAVVTGNISYKGGNPVSDVVVTATPSGSAVAKGSALNIPASGFVDLKDLKTVISNSATFQAWVKPNGAYASDSEAEIRLFSISSSTSSDKIDVAVKLNAVSKSIDVTIGGNKYTIMNYFPSGNLNSRGNDLLVPVSDFNKSFVHFSVVLNDNQTPLLYINGRQITQAYVTEADSKLKGVDPSYTAPYFKATIPVGTMKLSGVTWDNAKVGGGRSSYVDEIRIWKAALESSVIRTDYSRFISGNDSRMITYLRANEKAGRYAYDLSRSGFNFNQNHGKLWDANTAESSKVLWAADADNYPTTSQLGILGVTDSKGNYQISAIQYSGTGESYNITPMYGQHKFEPNQQLVYLGLGSEVVNKIDFVDQSSFSFKGVVAYDTRGVFPSYVKVDGKKTENKNDAWIDGGANILDEGYNYYEINGEKFPKAKYWKNDGGTPTDKSDDYLERYASIYTAGANVYIDGNIVLDANNIPVVTDDNGYFDISVPIGKHYITIKKDGHQFVYNGRFPAATTEFKEFFEDSNEPVYFVDNTKVTIVGKVVGGAVEAEKAIGFGGTGLVTKTIIDSGITKNLEVSAKNNIGKADFTLGYAPVGATVTNYTKFNFTTNTASGEYRVVVLPLKYNLEANDLVIKSNSGISLLKAGTTETFDFSGIPVVKTPEFKYKESNVDKSLTGTPYHYEKSFTYRSTPVLQVTEQTSDKTIKVGENYLSTENFATPIYSQFSLYKIVMNRFERYTNNDSGTAIEVKVPVTDGELIKTNNLALPDSETITADGSTLTYSFKGGIPSITPPFEIKSTLKYRLNEVDYQVENFKDTGIVLGGKSDGSQTFVTAAPDVPAIILRDPPGSNSFATLEAGESVSFTSEASFAHQEGVSEELTIAGGMYFELQGGLVPTPKVSIEQQNSAVTGVGISKTSQDGKSVTSTYTFSKAISTSDSPDYVGSDGDLYIGNSKNIFYGSYDEIKTSKTIPQKFVNGAAIPLTPAEYVNLGTTSDPIYISKQKALTFVDKPTETFFVYSQKHILSTLIPEYELFITNNLNGPDPNSAANVQKRAEYEEKIRLWRKVIQDNEKVKFAAKSDRAAYKTGLTGIIANFAKGVKEAYDDISFPASKEKLSNQLNQSNEIKNMLESEFEKNISFDSGLGTYSRSVETSVVSASTTSYNVVLDQSVAAILGTSVNKVGLEFNTKAFFQQDFNSSLSTEKTTTTNINYTFKDNDKANFLSVDVVNSFDGNGPVFITQGGRTSCPYEGEELTHFYNKTDYSETATVINELVGDKREKLNFATQKVEVPVLMVTNNDVSNVVETRKAEFELKLQNNSASGSDADFLLVVDNTTNPNNAVINIEPNGTIVNVPYGKEVIYKLTLGKSISDIYDYKDIKIRLQSLCDGADVSSEVLVSASFVPSCSSVAVSAPLNNWVHNREKAFNTDGSTKPLAINLTGYNTKFKSFRKIDLEYKLETSPNWIRLHTYYGTPEFYNEAVNNKETEISSIGAATTLSYNFDIAGLKLANGKYQIRARSTCTNDTEFIAEIISGTVDLSAPQLFGTPLPTNGILSAGDDLKVSFNENIFYNSAVSTIEIKGQTNQLKIDHNVSLRFEGSNNTAVINSPKISSGNLSLEFWLNNETKTSNASIVSQDGGLNIGLSNGNISFTLGDITVQGGLKNDNLFHHYAFTYNSSNGDYRIFEDDTEIGSKSGKANMQFANNNTLLVGGNTFTGNVHDLRLWNKALSREDSYSKMYSKLIGNEANLVGFWPMNEGRDALAKDLARFKHATVNTSWDIKPKGNSYDFANGQYLAMDNVNFVQITKEMDATMEFWIKTGTSQEATVFSNGKGDGSDIVQSNGLSNKWSVDMNNSGNLLLKSEGKTYVLTTGTIADNAWHHVTLLFNRKGSLRTYVDTQLVSSNQMTAIGGFSGNKIWLGARGAKDLSGKETVDRVFTGKIDEFRLWNTLRNVEQINRDSYNEVDVESIGLLLYSRMNVPDPVTANGPRYYHADANQTVVVNNAVLSGGAVNYSNDTPAIKPERQLVKFVTTNVIKDGEMIIAPVITDWASLEGQILDITVHRMFDSANNMQESPVTWTAYVSRNEVSWFAEGYNEIVDLTKNSSETKTFEITLVNKGGKQQPYTINNVPSWLSLSKTSGSIDPNTKTIIKAIVDENVAVGEYLENLYLQTDFGYDQKLQTKLRVLAPEPNWNVDPTRFDYSMNIIGKVKVDGVLSADSYDKIAAFYNEEVRGTAKLIYNEAYKEYFAFLTIYSNANSGENLKFKIWDASQGKILEASIESNSSVTFINNEVLGTMSKPYIFVNSGVIEQEIKLNKGWTWVSLNTNDPNFSDLNALTKNLTLETSNRILSHSPALLDTYFKDNSNPANSGWSGTISANGGLSSSKMYKVNVTQEQTLKIKGKNVDVSTWSFPIKENWNWLSYPIASNQTTNEALAYFDAADGDVIKSQNLFAIYDPIIGWNGTLKYLEAGKGYMIKSSKDQTFKYPDNLEKSRTGKTVKAEEQESIESEFTKYSQNMNAVVLLPKGFDELFVYDSKGVLKGSARNQIINGKELSFITVFGEDAEELSFTLGDGFSKKETSKSFIFKGNEVLGTITNPVILEEVSKTWNNIYPNPFATVLNIELNAAKKQEVSVQLYSVSGQLVFSQKAFIESGNNVISISPNIAEGVYITEVEVDGKLVRSKVVKNK